The sequence CGCCCTGTAAATCCCCAGAGGGCCCCAGGTGGACCACCCGGCCTCCGGGATGGATACCATGGAAAGAGGCTGAGGAATGGCGGGATGCCGCTTGTAACTCTCCTCACGGACTTCGGGGACGACAGTCCCTATCCCGCGGAGGTGCGGGCGGTACTGTGTGCTCCCACCTTTGGCCCACCCATCCGGGTGGTGGATATCACGCACCGCATCCGCCGCCACGACGTGCGCCAGGGAGCCTACCTCCTCCGGGCCGCCTGTACAACCTTCCCGGAGGGCACCGTGCACGTGGCGGTGGTGGATCCGGGGGTGGGGACCGGACGCCGGGCCCTCGCCATCCGGTCTGGGGGAATGGTGTTTGTGGGACCGGATAACGGCCTGCTGTTGCCCGCGGCCCGGGCCGTGGGATCACCGGAGATCCGGCAGCTTCTGCACCCAGACCTCCGTCGGCTGCACGTTTCCCCCACCTTCCACGGCCGGGATCTGTTCGCACCCGCGGCCCGATGGCTGGCCCTGGGGTTTCCGTTTGAGGCGGTGGGCCCCAGGGTGGAAGACCCCGTCGAACTTCCCCTGGGCCCCCCAGACCGGGGGGAAGGGGTTCTCCGGGGGGAGGTGCTTGTCTCAGACCCGTTCGGCAACCTCGCCACAAACCTGCCCGGCACCTGGTTGGTGGACCTTCCGGAAAGGGTAGAGGTGGTGGTGGCCGGCCGGAGGTCTCCGGCGAGGCAGGTGCGGACGTACGGGGAGGCGGAGCGGGGGGAGCTGGTGGTGCTCGTGGGGAGCGACGGGTTCGTAGAACTCGCGGTGCGGGAGGGAAGCGCCCTGGAACAGTTGGGAGCGCAACCGGGAGATCCCGTGGTCCTTCGCCCGGCGGAGGATCATCCACGAGATCGTGACGATGGAGTGCTTTCGGGGAAGCAGGGACACGGGAGGGAGGAAGGCTGAGATGCGAGGCTGGGGGATGCGGGTCAGATGGATGGGGCTGGGGCTTGCGGTGATGGTGGTCCTGGCATGGGCTTCGGCCCACACGCCGGCCCGGGCCGCGGATGCCTCACTGGTTTTCGCCACGCTCAACGCGCTGGTGCAGCGCCATGTGGGCGAACCCGATCCCGTACAGTTGCTGCGCGCGGCCCTGGAGGGAGTACGGGAGGCCCTGCGGAAGGCCGGAATCTCCGCGGAGATTCCGGACCTCAGGGCCACGGACTTCCTTCTGGCCCGGCAGGAGTTCCAGCAGCGGTTCGACGAGGCCGCGGCCCGGGCCAGCGGCCGGATTTCGGAGGAGGAGCTGCAGTACGCCGCGGCCCGGGCCATGGCCTCCAGCCTCGGCGACTCCCATACGGGCTTCCTCGCTCCGCA comes from Armatimonadota bacterium and encodes:
- a CDS encoding SAM-dependent chlorinase/fluorinase; protein product: MPLVTLLTDFGDDSPYPAEVRAVLCAPTFGPPIRVVDITHRIRRHDVRQGAYLLRAACTTFPEGTVHVAVVDPGVGTGRRALAIRSGGMVFVGPDNGLLLPAARAVGSPEIRQLLHPDLRRLHVSPTFHGRDLFAPAARWLALGFPFEAVGPRVEDPVELPLGPPDRGEGVLRGEVLVSDPFGNLATNLPGTWLVDLPERVEVVVAGRRSPARQVRTYGEAERGELVVLVGSDGFVELAVREGSALEQLGAQPGDPVVLRPAEDHPRDRDDGVLSGKQGHGREEG